In Armatimonadota bacterium, the following proteins share a genomic window:
- a CDS encoding CoB--CoM heterodisulfide reductase iron-sulfur subunit A family protein, with protein sequence MARIGVFVCHCGENIGRTVDCAAVAEAARNHPGVAFASDNKYTCSEPGQAMIRQAIVEHMLTGVVVASCSPHMHERTFRKVCATAGLNPFLCEIANIREHCSWIHEDRGAATAKAIDLVRLMVEKVKRNAPLQSISIPVERRALVIGGGIAGIQAALDIADGGRDVILVEKDPSIGGHMSQLSETFPTLDCSQCILTPRMVEVAQHPRIKLMTYSEVESVGGYIGNFTVTIRQKARSVNADLCTGCGACQTVCPQKRVANEFDAGLSKRTAIYTPFPQAVPNIPVIDRKRCAGFMSLAKGKANACGKCVDACAIGAIDFDQKDELIEEKVGAIVVATGYSLYSVGKQQDSPDISGYGEYGYGEIPDVIDGLQFERLASASGPTGGKIQRPSDGKEPKRIVFLQCVGSRDRAKGIEYCSKICCMYVAKHTMLYKHKVHGGKATVFYMDIRAAGKGYEEFTRRAIEEDGAVYMRGRVSRMYRDGDVIKVVGFDTLGGEPVTLDADMVVLATAMRPQPGIKDLAQKLSISYDKHGFLNEAHPKLRPVETNTAGIFLAGACQAPRDIPDTVATASSAASKVLGLFSNESLEREPTVARVNTNVCAGCFTCERVCPYGAITRMEIRDRKGNLVKVVADVNPGVCQGCGTCQATCPSKSVELMGFTDEQVWAEVNAILA encoded by the coding sequence TTGTCGAGCACATGCTGACCGGCGTGGTCGTAGCCTCGTGCTCACCGCATATGCACGAGCGCACGTTCCGCAAGGTCTGCGCCACCGCCGGTCTCAACCCGTTCCTCTGCGAGATCGCCAACATCCGCGAACACTGCTCGTGGATCCACGAGGACCGCGGCGCGGCGACGGCCAAGGCTATCGACCTGGTGCGGCTGATGGTCGAGAAGGTAAAGCGCAACGCTCCCCTGCAATCGATTTCCATCCCGGTTGAGCGCCGCGCGCTGGTGATCGGCGGCGGCATCGCCGGCATCCAGGCGGCGCTGGACATCGCGGACGGCGGGCGTGACGTGATCCTGGTCGAGAAGGACCCATCGATCGGTGGGCACATGAGCCAGTTGTCCGAAACGTTCCCCACCCTGGACTGCTCGCAATGCATCCTTACGCCGCGCATGGTGGAGGTCGCCCAGCACCCGCGCATAAAGCTGATGACGTACAGCGAGGTCGAATCGGTGGGCGGCTACATCGGCAACTTCACGGTCACGATCCGCCAGAAGGCGCGTTCCGTGAACGCGGACCTCTGCACCGGTTGCGGCGCTTGCCAGACCGTCTGTCCGCAGAAGAGAGTGGCCAACGAGTTCGACGCCGGCCTGTCCAAACGGACCGCCATCTACACGCCGTTCCCCCAGGCCGTCCCGAACATCCCGGTGATCGACCGCAAGCGGTGCGCCGGCTTCATGTCGCTGGCCAAGGGGAAGGCGAACGCGTGCGGGAAGTGCGTTGATGCCTGCGCCATCGGCGCCATCGATTTCGATCAGAAGGACGAGTTGATCGAGGAGAAGGTCGGCGCCATCGTGGTAGCCACCGGCTACTCGCTATACTCGGTCGGCAAGCAGCAGGACTCCCCGGACATCAGCGGATACGGCGAATACGGCTACGGCGAGATTCCGGATGTGATCGACGGCCTCCAGTTCGAGCGCCTCGCGTCAGCCTCGGGGCCGACCGGCGGCAAGATCCAGCGGCCGTCCGACGGCAAGGAGCCGAAGCGCATCGTATTCCTTCAATGCGTCGGAAGCCGCGACCGCGCGAAGGGCATCGAGTACTGCTCCAAGATCTGCTGCATGTATGTCGCCAAGCACACGATGCTGTACAAACACAAGGTGCACGGCGGCAAGGCGACGGTCTTTTACATGGACATCCGCGCCGCCGGCAAGGGCTACGAGGAGTTCACGCGCCGCGCCATCGAGGAAGACGGAGCGGTGTACATGCGCGGCCGCGTCTCGCGGATGTATCGCGATGGCGACGTGATCAAGGTCGTCGGCTTCGACACCCTGGGCGGTGAACCTGTCACGCTGGACGCCGATATGGTCGTCCTGGCGACAGCCATGCGCCCGCAGCCCGGCATCAAGGACCTCGCGCAGAAGCTGAGCATCTCGTACGACAAGCACGGCTTCCTGAACGAGGCGCACCCGAAATTGCGGCCGGTGGAGACCAACACCGCGGGCATTTTCCTGGCCGGCGCGTGCCAGGCGCCGCGCGACATCCCGGACACGGTCGCGACCGCCAGTTCGGCGGCATCGAAGGTGCTGGGACTGTTCAGCAACGAGAGCCTGGAGCGCGAGCCGACCGTGGCGCGCGTGAACACCAACGTCTGCGCCGGATGCTTCACGTGCGAGCGCGTCTGCCCGTACGGCGCCATCACGCGCATGGAGATTCGAGACCGCAAGGGCAACCTGGTGAAGGTGGTCGCGGACGTGAACCCCGGCGTCTGCCAGGGCTGCGGAACGTGCCAGGCGACGTGCCCGAGCAAGAGCGTGGAACTGATGGGCTTCACGGACGAGCAGGTATGGGCGGAGGTGAACGCGATACTGGCCTAA